GAAGGCGAGCGGTAGAAGCCAAGGATTGATTGAAAAAGTCTTTTACTGGTTTTTTTTGTGTTCATTTCGTTCGCCCTGAAAGTGTTTGGTGAAAATTGTTAGCAAGTTATCTATTGGTAAGTTAAGAATTCGCTACATGGCAGTCTAAGGTAACTGCATTAGGTGGAGTATGGGCGTATCAACTTAGCGAAAGGGTGAAACGTTGTTAGGTCGGATAGCGCAACGTATGAAAAGTCAAGGCCCAAGTGGGTTTTTTTCGTGGTTGAAGTCAGGGTTAGGTTGGAGGCTTCACCGAATTTGGTGGGCAGCGTCAAAGAGAGTGTTTTTTATTTCTACATTGCGAAGAATGATTTTTCGTCTGAACATGAGAAGGCAGCGTAAAACCGCTCGGGTGAACTTGGGCAAAGAGACGACAGCAACGGTTAAGATTGTTCTCGACAAATTAGAAAACCTGCCCTTTTTGACGCTGGAAACAGTAGATTCTTCGCATGCTTCTTCGGGAGCTCCGTTGGCGGTCGGGATTGTCGTTCCTGCTTTTCAAGCAGAAGAGTTTCTAGATGATTGCCTTGCTTCAGTTAGAGCACAGATATTTCAGAATTGGCGCTGTTATATCATTGATGATGGTTCGACTGATAGGACTGCAGAAATTGGCGCAAATTGGGAGCGATTAGATAACCGATTTCGCCTTATCCGTCACGGTAAAAATGGCGGGTTGTCTGCTGCCCGGAATACGGGGTTGAGGGAAGCCATAGAACCTTTGGTGACTTTTCTTGATGCTGATGATTTGTTGGTCAGAAAGTCACTTGAGCGGCGTGTTGAAATCATGCAAAGAGATTGGCTTCTTGCAGAAGTTGCAGGCTCTTGGGCAGTAACCCTCCAGGTTCCAGAAGAAACAACTGTAGAGCAAGCGGAAGCACTTGATGGCCCGCACGATGGGAAAGTTGTTGATTTTGTTTCCTCTGCCGGTGAATGCCCGTTTAATGCTCATGCTCCGTTGATGAGAACAGACCTACTCCGTTTACTGGGAGGGTTCGATGAGCAAATGAAGCGAGGGGCAGAAGACTGGGATCTTTGGCAACGAGTTCTTCGTCATGGGTACATCTTCAAACCTGCGGGGAGATTATCGGGTGTATATCGACAACGTCGCTCCAGCATGGTGCGCAATGATTCTGTTGGGCATCTGAAGGAAGCTGATCGACTATGTGAAGATGCCCATAGGGCTGCCAAGGTCGAGGAACAAGTAGTTGTTGATAAAGCGGCATCACTGCCGGTCGGCTTATTGAAGGGTGCGGAAATACGCCTTCACCGCGCCTCAACGTATCTTGGCCTTTGTCTGGTCTCTACTGGTGATCCAGAAATTTTGTGTACTCATGAAATTATTGGATTTCTTCGGCCAATGACCGTAGCTCAATTTCAATATCTAGATGTTACGAAGTGGGTAACGGCCGGGATAAACCGAGGCCTTGGACTTGGGGTGGCTTCTCAAAACGTGGATGAAAAGGATAAAGAACGAATCCAACAATTGGCGATGGCAGGGGCAGAGCATCTTCAGGTACTAGTGAGATCATTAGTATCCGATCTGGTGTTACAAGAGGGCGATGTAGTGGATATCCGAAGGTGCAAAGAAGGAGTTGATGTTCTTCTTCTCGCTGAGACATCTGCGGATGTTGCCCCGCTCGCAGAGATAGGTAAGCGACTGAAAGAAGAAAGAGCGGAGGTCTCTTACCTCAATATAGATGTTGTGAAAGGTGATGAAGGAGCAGCGAGATGGGAAGAAACTCCTTTTAGCGGGTACTCCTATGGTGACGTAGCACTAGGCAGAGTTAAAACGTCCAAACTTATTGTTCGTCGCCCTTTTGGGCCAGTGACGGTTGAACTAATTAAAAGCCTTGGAGACAAGGTGGAAGTTGTTGCGGTGGATTCTCCAGAGAGAGAATTGGAACTCACTTGTAATCTTGGCTCGTCGCTCTCTATAAAAACGTGGGAGTCAATTGATGCGACTAAGAAAATCACGCAGTTTGTAAAATGTCAAGAAACAAGAGGCCCCGAGTCGTTGTTGACTACGAACTACGGACGACTCCTCCACAAAGAAGAGGGGGCTCTCGATCTTCGAAGCGCAGAGTTGTTCGATGAGCTGCACAATAAACACGTTGGCGAGACGGTGGTTATTGTTGGTAATGGGCCTTCTCTGAATGAGACCCCCGTCGAAGAATTAGGAGGGGTACCTACTTTTGGTGTAAATGGCATTTTTTATGCCGCAGACCGTTTCCCAGACCCGATCACTTACTATGTGGTGGAAGACACAAGTGTTTTTCGGGAAAACACAAAGGAAATTAAGGGTTTCGAAACAAGTTACAAGTTTTTCCCCACCATCTATCGGGATGCCTTTTCCGATGATGAAGTAACTGATCAAATGATTTTTTTTAGAATGAATGCCGGGTTTTACGATCGAGGTACTGGCACCGCATGTCATCCCCGTTTCTCAGTAGACCCAAGGCAACGTCTCTATTGCGGCCAATCAGTCACTATTATTAACCTTCAACTTGCCTATTGGATGGGTTTCTCTCGGGTTGCGCTGATTGGCATGGATTTTAGCTACACCATTCCTGATGACGTTGACCGAAAGGGAGACGTGCTTACCTCAAACAGTGATGACGTGAACCATTTTCATCCTGACTATTTTGGAAAAGGAAAAACATGGAAGGATCCAAAATTGGATCGTGTTCTTGTTAACTACCGGCTCGCTGGTGAGATGTTCGCTGCAGACGGTAGGGAAATCGTCAATGCTACGGTGGGGGGCAACTTAGACATTTTTCGACGAATGGACCTTCTTGAAGCGATCGGCCGTAAGTAAATGAGCGGGGTGGCAGTAACAGTAGTTATCCCGGCTTTAAATGAAGAAAAGCATCTTGCGGCGTGTTTGAAGAGTGTCCGGCGTCAAAAAGGGGTGATATGGAATTGTGTCGTTATTGACGACGGATCATCAGATGAGACTTTGTCCATCGCCAAAAAAGTAGCCGCGGCAGATGGCCGGTTTTTGGTCATCCAAAATGATAAATCGCAGGGACTAGCAGCGGCGCGAAACCTTGGGCTGAGAGCAGCATCTGGAACTTGGGTAACGTTTCTTGACGCAGATGATTTTTTGTTCCCTTCAGCGTTGGCTCGGAGAGTGCAGCGGTTAGGAGAATCGCCGCTCGGGGTAATTGGATGTTACGGAGACTGGGTCTCGGTGCCCGAGCGGACGATGCTGCTTCCATTTCGTCGTCGGGCCGCTAAACGAGAGGATGTATGGCTAGTTCCAGCGAATCGGTCAGTTCCATTTATCGCAAGCGCTCCTCTATTAAAGCGTGACTTGGTGCTGGCACTGGGAGGTTTTGACGAATCAGCCATTACCGCTGAAGATGCTGAATTTTGGCAATGGTGGCTGCGCCT
This genomic window from Acidimicrobiia bacterium contains:
- a CDS encoding glycosyltransferase, giving the protein MKSQGPSGFFSWLKSGLGWRLHRIWWAASKRVFFISTLRRMIFRLNMRRQRKTARVNLGKETTATVKIVLDKLENLPFLTLETVDSSHASSGAPLAVGIVVPAFQAEEFLDDCLASVRAQIFQNWRCYIIDDGSTDRTAEIGANWERLDNRFRLIRHGKNGGLSAARNTGLREAIEPLVTFLDADDLLVRKSLERRVEIMQRDWLLAEVAGSWAVTLQVPEETTVEQAEALDGPHDGKVVDFVSSAGECPFNAHAPLMRTDLLRLLGGFDEQMKRGAEDWDLWQRVLRHGYIFKPAGRLSGVYRQRRSSMVRNDSVGHLKEADRLCEDAHRAAKVEEQVVVDKAASLPVGLLKGAEIRLHRASTYLGLCLVSTGDPEILCTHEIIGFLRPMTVAQFQYLDVTKWVTAGINRGLGLGVASQNVDEKDKERIQQLAMAGAEHLQVLVRSLVSDLVLQEGDVVDIRRCKEGVDVLLLAETSADVAPLAEIGKRLKEERAEVSYLNIDVVKGDEGAARWEETPFSGYSYGDVALGRVKTSKLIVRRPFGPVTVELIKSLGDKVEVVAVDSPERELELTCNLGSSLSIKTWESIDATKKITQFVKCQETRGPESLLTTNYGRLLHKEEGALDLRSAELFDELHNKHVGETVVIVGNGPSLNETPVEELGGVPTFGVNGIFYAADRFPDPITYYVVEDTSVFRENTKEIKGFETSYKFFPTIYRDAFSDDEVTDQMIFFRMNAGFYDRGTGTACHPRFSVDPRQRLYCGQSVTIINLQLAYWMGFSRVALIGMDFSYTIPDDVDRKGDVLTSNSDDVNHFHPDYFGKGKTWKDPKLDRVLVNYRLAGEMFAADGREIVNATVGGNLDIFRRMDLLEAIGRK
- a CDS encoding glycosyltransferase family 2 protein, coding for MSGVAVTVVIPALNEEKHLAACLKSVRRQKGVIWNCVVIDDGSSDETLSIAKKVAAADGRFLVIQNDKSQGLAAARNLGLRAASGTWVTFLDADDFLFPSALARRVQRLGESPLGVIGCYGDWVSVPERTMLLPFRRRAAKREDVWLVPANRSVPFIASAPLLKRDLVLALGGFDESAITAEDAEFWQWWLRLNGRTVYEPTLCVAYRRRADSMTRRDPVEHFRAIQAAFVSFDLEWNDAPKGVLGRTDAYYRVAAGAAPGACFTAAGELAERSDEGALRVIEAVDSDVLRLMGSTRLSTDAYALAVRRTRGTSGSRGRLEALKKIKPSLLRLLSESESAAITNEELLQAAHWLCGKRKTNASKSSK